One Spinacia oleracea cultivar Varoflay chromosome 4, BTI_SOV_V1, whole genome shotgun sequence DNA segment encodes these proteins:
- the LOC110805930 gene encoding uncharacterized protein isoform X2: MAENELRESEMVLPSNGKPSLTSSKQSQTLFNPPPNPDSTKPISPVLKSLSSRVHFYGWRYPLKNWNSWVEKLRPSFESTWKKASIFEAIMASTLEIPKCRESIFALTQKWCPENSSFVMPWGEVTITLEDVLILGGFSVTGDSVLSQICSKELLEIENSLLAGWSELTGKARNWKASEQQWMDNWMGTRQEFEHQAFLSFWLSRLERWHKVKVLRNEEVGLFTDVASDDFRWRPYSNRLNNWSIDHDFESCIRVSQLVGLDYIELYFPNRVALQFGLDQERMRSKVVLNNEVDVPPGFSPKGKRVASDGQYKPNSKRSRQSPALTVEDDDSDDDHRTLAEVFGLTGTKREIRNGKFPMMHQQSPICFAGDNSKGTPINIDIGDKNITCTGTSVSNKHLEGNKDGGEEKSKKNNLENVADDDAQEKTAECVNIKSGNGLLGDPMIINDDSDDNGGDDVKAFEALVSEAEARLSKLKKKIFRMQSTIDVLVFGL, encoded by the exons ATGGCAGAAAACGAGTTGAGAGAATCAGAAATGGTGTTACCCAGTAATGGAAAACCCTCACTTACATCTTCAAAACAATCACAAACCCTCTTCAACCCTCCTCCGAATCCTGATTCCACAAAGCCCATTTCCCCAGTTCTTAAATCTCTTTCCTCGAGAGTTCACTTTTATGGCTGGAGGTACCCTCTAAAGAACTGGAATTCCTGGGTTGAGAAATTGCGACCGTCGTTTGAATCGACGTGGAAAAAAGCTTCAATTTTTGAAGCTATCATGGCTTCTACACTTGAAATCCCGAAATGCAGAGAGTCTATCTTTGCACTTACTCAGAAATGGTGCCCAGAAAACTCCTCGTTCGTGATGCCATGGGGTGAAGTTACCATCACCTTAGAGGATGTATTGATTTTGGGGGGGTTTTCTGTAACAGGGGACTCTGTTTTAAGTCAAATTTGTTCGAAGGAATTGCTCGAAATCGAGAACAGTTTGCTCGCGGGATGGTCGGAGTTGACTGGGAAAGCTAGGAACTGGAAGGCGAGTGAGCAACAATGGATGGATAATTGGATGGGAACAAGGCAAGAGTTCGAGCACCAAGCGTTTTTATCTTTCTGGTTGTCTAG GTTAGAAAGATGGCATAAAGTGAAAGTTTTGAGAAATGAGGAAGTGGGTTTGTTCACTGATGTTGCTAGTGATGATTTCCGATGGAGACCTTACTCGAACCGTCTGAATAATTGGTCAATTGATCATGACTTTGAGTCATGCATAAGGGTCAGTCAGCTGGTTGGATTGGATTATATTGAGCTATATTTTCCTAATCGAGTAGCATTGCAATTCGGGCTTGACCAAGAAAGGATGAGAAGTAAAGTAGTACTGAATAATGAAGTTGATGTCCCTCCTGGTTTTAGTCCAAAGGGGAAAAGAGTGGCCTCTGATGGTCAGTATAAACCTAACTCTAAAAGGTCCAGGCAATCTCCTGCATTAACAGTTGAAGACGATGATTCTGATGATGATCACCGAACATTGGCAGAAGTGTTTGGGTTGACGGGTACTAAAAGAGAAATTAGAAATGGTAAATTCCCTATGATGCATCAACAGAGCCCTATATGTTTCGCAGGGGATAACAGCAAGGGGACCCCTATCAATATCGATATTGGTGATAAGAACATTACCTGTACAGGAACAAGTGTTAGCAACAAGCATCTAGAAGGTAACAAAGATGGAGGTGAGGAGAAatcaaaaaagaacaacttgGAGAATGTAGCTGATGATGATGCACAAGAAAAAACTGCTGAATGTGTCAACATAAAATCAGGTAATGGTTTACTTGGTGATCCTATGATCATCAATGACGATAGTGATGATAATGGAGGTGATGATGTTAAGGCTTTTGAAGCTCTAGTTTCTGAGGCTGAAGCTAGGCTTAGTAAGCTTAAGAAAAAGATTTTTAGGATGCAATCAACCATTGATGTGCTGGTTTTTGGTTTGTAA
- the LOC110805929 gene encoding uncharacterized protein, with protein MGLNILEDEIEEDEYTIVEEREILMIPPNSDGKLTLRKAHFLKPLLNPKIQPLPKSPSVPLRSNPKINIEDLGKSVSFYGRLKPLKGLRSWVDDLKQTHQSIWKKVGIFDAIAASSYKIKRDNELIMCLAERWCPETNTFVFPWGESTISLEDIMVLGGFPVLGASPVLIPFDKNDKNAELYGELRNSYSLIQRNSGSHSRWIEYYKGMGGEIEHVAFLVLWLSRYVYSTNYYGRINYKVFGVAISVAMGTKIAFASTILASIYRDLSLLKEKIVSCTMEGVDDGLDLVIWGPFQLVQLWAWERFLELSPKPMNLVKGEPRVARWHNVTKLKTQNLRLEIESAADSFVWRPYALCLNNWLFPKFYSDDGMWVLIDSEVDEDLLSFVRCLRPSELVGFDCVMQYLPHRVGLQFGMDQDIPNLVARSNGDMELAWSSYAKPLEGLKLYLPPRLFEGDVTVQYSKWLRPELDVDNDTLLTFVRRKRSDRKINKVSKVLLERGTKSFEGNGTEDTRVCDHTCVEEDNEEKVEENYMITNGGRKCLDDTHTQNTGPETKRLCCVLAEDNHLEKAHISPADVEQGKEDGRHIVVESFDLESRISFYVQRS; from the coding sequence ATGGGTTTGAATATTTTGGAAGATGAAATTGAAGAAGATGAATACACCattgttgaggagagagaaattctcATGATTCCACCAAATTCTGATGGAAAACTAACTTTAAGAAAAGCTCATTTCCTTAAACCTCTATTAAACCCCAAGATTCAACCTTTACCCAAATCCCCTTCCGTTCCTCTCCGTTCAAACCCTAAAATCAACATTGAAGATCTTGGGAAAAGCGTGTCTTTTTATGGTAGATTAAAGCCACTAAAGGGATTGAGGTCATGGGTTGATGATTTAAAGCAAACCCATCAAAGTATATGGAAGAAAGTTGGGATCTTTGATGCTATTGCGGCATCGTCTTATAAGATTAAGAGGGATAATGAGCTGATTATGTGTTTAGCAGAAAGATGGTGCCCTGAAACTAACACATTTGTGTTTCCATGGGGTGAATCCACCATTAGTTTAGAGGATATAATGGTTTTGGGAGGGTTTCCTGTTTTGGGTGCTTCTCCTGTTCTTATTCCTTTTGATAAGAACGATAAAAATGCTGAACTTTATGGAGAATTGAGAAATTCTTATTCTTTGATTCAGAGAAATAGTGGGTCTCATTCTAGATGGATAGAGTATTACAAGGGGATGGGTGGTGAAATTGAGCATGTTGCATTTCTTGTTTTATGGTTATCAAGGTACGTTTACTCCACCAATTATTATGGCCGGATTAATTATAAAGTATTTGGCGTTGCGATTAGTGTTGCTATGGGTACCAAGATTGCTTTTGCATCCACAATATTAGCTTCGATTTATAGAGACTTAagtttgttgaaagaaaagattGTATCTTGCACTATGGAAGGTGTGGATGATGGTTTAGACCTTGTAATTTGGGGACCGTTTCAATTAGTACAGCTCTGGGCTTGGGAAAGGTTTCTGGAATTGAGCCCAAAACCGATGAATTTAGTTAAGGGTGAGCCGAGAGTGGCTCGTTGGCACAATGTAACAAAGCTCAAAACTCAGAATTTGAGGTTGGAGATTGAGTCTGCTGCTGATAGTTTTGTATGGAGGCCTTATGCTTTATGTCTGAATAACTGGTTGTTTCCCAAGTTTTATAGTGATGATGGGATGTGGGTGTTGATAGATTCTGAGGTGGATGAGGATTTGTTATCATTTGTGAGGTGTTTGAGGCCAAGTGAGTTGGTAGGTTTTGATTGTGTTATGCAATACTTGCCACATAGAGTAGGATTGCAATTCGGAATGGATCAAGATATCCCAAATTTGGTTGCTAGATCGAATGGTGATATGGAACTTGCTTGGAGTAGCTATGCAAAACCACTTGAAGGTTTGAAGTTGTACTTACCTCCTCGGTTGTTTGAGGGAGATGTTACAGTGCAGTATTCAAAATGGTTGAGGCCAGAATTGGATGTTGATAATGATACACTGTTAACCTTTGTTAGGCGAAAGAGAAGTGATAGAAAAATTAACAAAGTGTCTAAAGTATTATTAGAGAGAGGCACAAAATCTTTTGAGGGGAATGGGACAGAGGATACAAGGGTGTGTGATCATACTTGTGTTGAGGAAGACAATGAGGAAAAGGTGGAAGAAAACTATATGATCACAAATGGTGGCAGAAAGTGTTTAGATGATACCCATACACAAAACACAGGTCCAGAAACAAAGAGATTATGCTGTGTGCTAGCTGAGGATAATCATTTAGAAAAAGCTCACATTTCACCTGCTGATGTCGAACAAGGGAAGGAAGATGGAAGACATATTGTAGTTGAAAGTTTTGATCTTGAATCTAGGATTAGTTTCTATGTACAAAGAAGCTAA
- the LOC110805930 gene encoding uncharacterized protein isoform X1: MAENELRESEMVLPSNGKPSLTSSKQSQTLFNPPPNPDSTKPISPVLKSLSSRVHFYGWRYPLKNWNSWVEKLRPSFESTWKKASIFEAIMASTLEIPKCRESIFALTQKWCPENSSFVMPWGEVTITLEDVLILGGFSVTGDSVLSQICSKELLEIENSLLAGWSELTGKARNWKASEQQWMDNWMGTRQEFEHQAFLSFWLSRYVLPLDDCTINKSVFHIAVLLSRGKRIALAPAVLATIYRNLRLLKEQIENFNQVDGNLLKLKIWAPFQLLQAWFWERFPKFSPKCNPDARGFCRLERWHKVKVLRNEEVGLFTDVASDDFRWRPYSNRLNNWSIDHDFESCIRVSQLVGLDYIELYFPNRVALQFGLDQERMRSKVVLNNEVDVPPGFSPKGKRVASDGQYKPNSKRSRQSPALTVEDDDSDDDHRTLAEVFGLTGTKREIRNGKFPMMHQQSPICFAGDNSKGTPINIDIGDKNITCTGTSVSNKHLEGNKDGGEEKSKKNNLENVADDDAQEKTAECVNIKSGNGLLGDPMIINDDSDDNGGDDVKAFEALVSEAEARLSKLKKKIFRMQSTIDVLVFGL; encoded by the coding sequence ATGGCAGAAAACGAGTTGAGAGAATCAGAAATGGTGTTACCCAGTAATGGAAAACCCTCACTTACATCTTCAAAACAATCACAAACCCTCTTCAACCCTCCTCCGAATCCTGATTCCACAAAGCCCATTTCCCCAGTTCTTAAATCTCTTTCCTCGAGAGTTCACTTTTATGGCTGGAGGTACCCTCTAAAGAACTGGAATTCCTGGGTTGAGAAATTGCGACCGTCGTTTGAATCGACGTGGAAAAAAGCTTCAATTTTTGAAGCTATCATGGCTTCTACACTTGAAATCCCGAAATGCAGAGAGTCTATCTTTGCACTTACTCAGAAATGGTGCCCAGAAAACTCCTCGTTCGTGATGCCATGGGGTGAAGTTACCATCACCTTAGAGGATGTATTGATTTTGGGGGGGTTTTCTGTAACAGGGGACTCTGTTTTAAGTCAAATTTGTTCGAAGGAATTGCTCGAAATCGAGAACAGTTTGCTCGCGGGATGGTCGGAGTTGACTGGGAAAGCTAGGAACTGGAAGGCGAGTGAGCAACAATGGATGGATAATTGGATGGGAACAAGGCAAGAGTTCGAGCACCAAGCGTTTTTATCTTTCTGGTTGTCTAGGTATGTTCTGCCTCTTGATGATTGTACTATAAACAAGAGTGTTTTTCATATTGCTGTGCTTTTATCTAGAGGTAAAAGGATAGCACTTGCACCTGCTGTTCTTGCCACTATATATAGAAATCTGAGGTTGTTGAAAGAACAAATTGAGAATTTTAATCAAGTTGATGGAAATCTGTTGAAACTTAAGATATGGGCACCCTTTCAATTGTTGCAAGCTTGGTTTTGGGAAAGATTCCCTAAATTCAGCCCGAAATGCAATCCTGATGCTAGAGGTTTTTGTAGGTTAGAAAGATGGCATAAAGTGAAAGTTTTGAGAAATGAGGAAGTGGGTTTGTTCACTGATGTTGCTAGTGATGATTTCCGATGGAGACCTTACTCGAACCGTCTGAATAATTGGTCAATTGATCATGACTTTGAGTCATGCATAAGGGTCAGTCAGCTGGTTGGATTGGATTATATTGAGCTATATTTTCCTAATCGAGTAGCATTGCAATTCGGGCTTGACCAAGAAAGGATGAGAAGTAAAGTAGTACTGAATAATGAAGTTGATGTCCCTCCTGGTTTTAGTCCAAAGGGGAAAAGAGTGGCCTCTGATGGTCAGTATAAACCTAACTCTAAAAGGTCCAGGCAATCTCCTGCATTAACAGTTGAAGACGATGATTCTGATGATGATCACCGAACATTGGCAGAAGTGTTTGGGTTGACGGGTACTAAAAGAGAAATTAGAAATGGTAAATTCCCTATGATGCATCAACAGAGCCCTATATGTTTCGCAGGGGATAACAGCAAGGGGACCCCTATCAATATCGATATTGGTGATAAGAACATTACCTGTACAGGAACAAGTGTTAGCAACAAGCATCTAGAAGGTAACAAAGATGGAGGTGAGGAGAAatcaaaaaagaacaacttgGAGAATGTAGCTGATGATGATGCACAAGAAAAAACTGCTGAATGTGTCAACATAAAATCAGGTAATGGTTTACTTGGTGATCCTATGATCATCAATGACGATAGTGATGATAATGGAGGTGATGATGTTAAGGCTTTTGAAGCTCTAGTTTCTGAGGCTGAAGCTAGGCTTAGTAAGCTTAAGAAAAAGATTTTTAGGATGCAATCAACCATTGATGTGCTGGTTTTTGGTTTGTAA
- the LOC110805923 gene encoding uncharacterized protein, which translates to MLATTHNSESALSVAGPRPMEWSTMPYNAPQASGPNGRQRTSSLESPIMLLTGHQSAVYTMKFNPEGTVIASGSHDREIFLWNVHGDCKNFMVLKGHKNAVLDLHWTTDGTQLVSASPDKTVRAWDAETGKQIKKMAEHSSFVNSCCPARRGPPLVVSGSDDGTAKLWDMRHRGAIQTFPDKYQITAVAFSDASDKIYTGGIDNDVKVWDIRKNEVTMTLQGHTDMITGMSLSADGSYLLTNGMDCKLCVWDMRPYAPQNRCVKVLEGHQHNFEKTLLKCAWSPDGSKVTSGSADRMVYIWDTTSRRILYKLPGHTGSVNECVFHPREPIVGSCSSDKQIYLGEL; encoded by the coding sequence ATGCTGGCTACTACACATAACAGTGAAAGTGCTTTATCCGTGGCTGGTCCTAGGCCAATGGAGTGGTCCACTATGCCGTATAATGCTCCTCAGGCCTCTGGGCCTAATGGGCGACAGCGTACATCAAGTTTGGAATCTCCAATCATGTTGTTGACCGGCCACCAAAGTGCAGTATATACCATGAAGTTCAATCCAGAAGGAACAGTAATTGCATCAGGTTCACATGATAGAGAAATCTTCTTGTGGAATGTGCATGGTGACTGCAAAAATTTCATGGTTTTGAAGGGTCACAAGAATGCAGTCCTTGATCTTCATTGGACCACTGATGGAACCCAGTTAGTTTCAGCAAGTCCTGATAAGACAGTTAGAGCATGGGATGCCGAAACAGGGAAACAGATTAAAAAGATGGCCGAGCATTCTTCATTTGTTAATTCATGCTGTCCTGCTCGGAGGGGCCCACCTCTTGTTGTTAGCGGGTCGGATGATGGAACTGCAAAGCTTTGGGATATGCGTCACAGGGGTGCCATTCAGACCTTTCCAGACAAATACCAAATAACTGCTGTAGCTTTTTCTGATGCATCAGATAAAATCTACACGGGTGGGATAGACAACGATGTTAAAGTGTGGGATATTCGCAAAAATGAAGTGACCATGACCCTCCAAGGCCACACGGATATGATCACCGGGATGTCTTTGAGTGCTGATGGATCTTATCTTCTCACCAATGGTATGGACTGTAAGCTCTGCGTATGGGATATGCGTCCCTATGCTCCTCAAAATCGTTGTGTGAAGGTTCTAGAAGGTCACCAGCATAACTTTGAAAAGACCTTGTTGAAATGTGCTTGGTCTCCTGATGGTAGCAAAGTCACTTCTGGAAGTGCAGACCGGATGGTTTATATATGGGATACAACTAGTCGTCGCATTTTGTACAAGCTTCCTGGTCATACTGGCTCTGTGAATGAATGTGTTTTTCACCCGAGAGAACCTATTGTTGGATCATGCAGTAGTGACAAACAGATCTACCTTGGGGAGCTGTAA